A single genomic interval of Symphalangus syndactylus isolate Jambi chromosome 18, NHGRI_mSymSyn1-v2.1_pri, whole genome shotgun sequence harbors:
- the LOC129468552 gene encoding low-density lipoprotein receptor-related protein 5-like protein, protein MEGHVYWMDDEVWAIRRACLDRSGAQTLINTKIDDPDGIAVNWVARSLYWTHTGTDHIEVMHLSGTSHKILVSEDLDEPRAIALHPEMGLMYWIDWGENPEIECANLDGQELHVLVNASLGWPNGLALDLQEGKLDWGDTKTDKIEVINVDETRRQTLLEDKLLHIFGFTLLGDFIYWTDWQCHSIKRVHKVKANRDVIIDQLPDLMGLKAVNVDKVVGTNPRVDRNGGAATCASSRPTQPGLAAPSGAWNC, encoded by the exons ATGGAGGGCCACGTCTACTGGATGGATGACGAGGTGTGGGCCATCCGCAGGGCATGCCTGGACAGGTCCGGGGCACAGACGCTGATCAACACCAAGATCGACGACCCCGATGGCATTGCAGTCAACTGGGTGGCCCGAAGCCTCTACTGGACCCACACGGGCACGGACCACATCGAGGTGATGCACCTCAGTGGCACCTCCCACAAGATCCTGGTGTCAGAGGACCTGGACGAGccccgtgccattgcactgcacccCGAGATGGG CCTCATGTACTGGATAGACTGGGGAGAGAACCCTGAAATCGAGTGTGCCAACCTGGACGGACAGGAGCTGCACGTGCTGGTCAACGCCTCCCTTGGGTGGCCCAACGGCCTGGCCCTGGATCTGCAGGAAGGGAAGCTCGACTGGGGAGATACCAAGACAGACAAGATCGAG GTGATCAATGTCGATGAGACGAGGAGGCAGACCCTCCTGGAGGACAAGCTCCTACACATTTTCGGGTTCACCCTGCTGGGGGACTTCATCTACTGGACTGACTGGCAGTGCCACAGCATCAAGCGAGTGCACAAGGTCAAGGCCAACCGGGACGTCATCATTGACCAGCTGCCCGACCTGATGGGGCTCAAAGCTGTGAACGTGGACAAGGTCGTTG GAACCAACCCGCGTGTGGACAGGAATGGGGGTGCAGCCACCTGTGCTTCTTCACGCCCCACGCAACCCGGtttggctgccccatctggggcCTGGAACTGCTGA